The Pirellulimonas nuda genome includes a region encoding these proteins:
- a CDS encoding DUF1257 domain-containing protein — protein MSHIVTIQTEVRCRESVTAACRRLQLPPPTEGTHRLFTSEATGLAVTLPAWRYPVVCELPTGTLRYDHYGGRWGDPRQLDRFLQGYAVERATLVARRSGHAVHEEPIADGSIRLVVQMEGAA, from the coding sequence ATGAGTCACATCGTCACGATTCAGACCGAGGTCCGCTGCCGGGAGTCGGTCACGGCCGCCTGCCGGCGGCTCCAGCTCCCGCCCCCCACCGAAGGGACGCACCGGCTGTTCACCAGCGAGGCGACCGGCCTGGCGGTCACGCTCCCCGCGTGGCGTTACCCCGTGGTGTGCGAGCTCCCCACCGGCACGCTCCGCTACGACCACTACGGCGGCCGCTGGGGCGACCCGCGGCAGCTCGACCGGTTCCTGCAGGGCTACGCCGTCGAGCGGGCCACGCTCGTCGCCCGGCGGAGCGGGCACGCGGTGCACGAAGAGCCCATCGCCGATGGCTCGATCCGCTTGGTGGTCCAGATGGAGGGCGCCGCATGA
- a CDS encoding DUF2997 domain-containing protein: MKTIEIIVSPQGEARIETRGYAGAACQEASRLLEAALGVRQSEQLTPAFFQQPVSVPTHLSAGGYTNPS, translated from the coding sequence ATGAAGACGATCGAAATCATCGTCTCGCCCCAGGGCGAGGCCCGCATCGAGACCCGCGGCTACGCCGGCGCCGCCTGCCAGGAAGCCAGCCGGCTGCTGGAGGCGGCCCTGGGCGTCCGGCAGTCGGAGCAGCTCACCCCTGCCTTCTTCCAGCAACCCGTGAGTGTCCCGACCCACCTTTCTGCTGGAGGCTACACGAACCCGTCCTAA